A genomic segment from Candidatus Viadribacter manganicus encodes:
- a CDS encoding OmpA family protein: MRVALLAAAFLAASFSSAFAQDDMDRAERELRDAMAPAASQGAVVERVSPDEVRVRMPSDITFDFNRADVKYEFMPRISDLAHTLNRYPAMSVSIVGHADAIGSDEYNRRLSEWRAWSVSEVLAQFGVQQGRMRTSGMGEMAPIASNADEWGRARNRRVEISVRREPVYRDK; encoded by the coding sequence ATGCGTGTCGCGTTGTTAGCCGCCGCCTTCCTCGCTGCTTCGTTTTCCTCCGCCTTCGCTCAAGACGACATGGACAGAGCCGAGCGCGAATTGCGCGACGCCATGGCGCCGGCTGCATCGCAAGGCGCAGTTGTGGAGCGGGTTTCGCCTGATGAAGTCCGGGTGCGGATGCCGTCCGACATCACCTTCGATTTCAATCGTGCTGATGTGAAGTACGAGTTCATGCCGCGAATTTCAGATTTGGCGCATACGCTCAATCGTTATCCGGCAATGAGCGTGAGCATTGTGGGCCACGCTGATGCGATCGGCTCGGATGAGTATAACCGCCGGCTCTCGGAATGGCGCGCTTGGTCGGTGAGCGAGGTGCTCGCACAATTTGGGGTGCAGCAGGGCCGCATGCGCACGAGCGGCATGGGTGAGATGGCGCCGATCGCCTCGAACGCGGACGAATGGGGCCGCGCGCGCAATCGCCGGGTGGAGATCAGCGTTCGCCGCGAGCCCGTCTATCGAGATAAATAG
- a CDS encoding response regulator, whose protein sequence is MAARRSPKKIAILLVEADVLVRFAIGEHLRACSVTVIEAVNGDDAKAILLAGPEVDVLMSDTQLAGEGSGFVLAQWVRRHRPSIEAVLTGSLARQSAGGSGVRCASSRLQTHL, encoded by the coding sequence ATGGCTGCCAGAAGATCACCGAAGAAAATCGCCATTCTATTGGTTGAAGCGGATGTGCTCGTGCGCTTCGCGATCGGGGAACATTTGCGCGCATGCTCCGTCACCGTCATCGAGGCGGTCAACGGCGACGATGCAAAAGCGATCCTCCTCGCAGGCCCTGAGGTCGATGTGTTGATGAGCGACACGCAGCTCGCTGGCGAAGGTAGTGGCTTTGTGCTGGCCCAATGGGTGCGCCGTCACCGACCGTCCATCGAGGCGGTCCTGACCGGCTCACTTGCAAGGCAAAGCGCAGGCGGCAGCGGCGTTCGTTGCGCGTCTTCCCGACTGCAAACCCATCTGTGA
- a CDS encoding Pr6Pr family membrane protein encodes MSRLARPVAAIGALIGLFGLVLQYWLLYADMSAQGASVFEITWRYFVWFTLLTNTFVTLVMARAALKPESLAGLNAPRIELMAVTSILFVCIVYNLLLASRWDPQGWQKVADVIVHDIVPVTFVLFWLVRPHGTLTLRHAAFAALWPLAYAVYGLTRGLFDNFYPYFFMDPTTLSYGQIALNLVGLVVAFGLGALLLLGISRVLGSRKP; translated from the coding sequence TTGAGCCGATTGGCGCGGCCGGTCGCGGCGATTGGCGCGCTGATCGGGCTTTTCGGTCTCGTGCTGCAATACTGGCTGCTTTACGCCGACATGTCGGCGCAGGGCGCGTCAGTGTTTGAGATCACGTGGCGCTATTTCGTTTGGTTCACGCTGCTCACCAACACGTTTGTGACGTTGGTGATGGCGCGGGCCGCGCTCAAGCCTGAGAGCCTTGCAGGTTTGAACGCGCCGCGCATCGAGTTGATGGCGGTCACGTCGATCCTCTTCGTTTGTATCGTCTACAACCTTCTGCTTGCGTCGCGTTGGGATCCGCAGGGCTGGCAAAAGGTGGCCGACGTTATCGTTCACGACATCGTGCCAGTCACGTTTGTGCTGTTCTGGCTAGTGCGACCGCATGGGACGCTGACTTTGCGGCATGCTGCCTTCGCGGCGCTTTGGCCATTGGCTTATGCAGTTTACGGACTGACGCGCGGCCTATTCGATAATTTCTATCCCTACTTCTTCATGGACCCGACGACGCTAAGTTACGGACAGATAGCATTGAATCTTGTCGGGTTGGTGGTTGCGTTTGGCCTTGGCGCATTGTTGCTGCTTGGCATCAGTCGCGTGCTGGGTTCACGTAAGCCGTAG